Proteins encoded together in one Cydia pomonella isolate Wapato2018A chromosome 10, ilCydPomo1, whole genome shotgun sequence window:
- the LOC133522218 gene encoding sodium-dependent nutrient amino acid transporter 1-like produces MSGTPPHTDFSSYIIRSTSLLSYPGYYARSLYSTAWRGVSYIWELVGGKKQETLPERATWGNDVEFLMSCIATSIGLGNVWRFPFVAYQNGGGAFLFPYLVVLFLIGKPMYYLECMIGQFSSGNCVTIWEMCPAMKGTGYLQAMGTGYILSYYVAIVAICLYYLVFSFRKTLPWAVCDKAWTDVICVPSQLTGYIENFENATSSAELYFLRTVLNQPKNIDNGIGYPIWYLVLCLLLSWVIIFLIVARGVKSSGKASYFLAIFPYVVMLILLITTCTLKGAGKGMLFFLTPQWNKLYDLKVWYAAVTQVFFSLTVCTGAIIMFSSYNGFRQNVYRDSLIVTSLDTFTSLLSGITIFGILGNLAHVLQRPVKEVVGTGGTGLAFISYPDAIAKTAIPQLFSVLFFLMMVVLGVGSAVALLLAIITVLLDAFPRVRTVYMSAFCCTVGFLVGIVYLTPGGQWILGLVDHFGGTFLVLFTGMSEIIGVMWFYGLENVCLDIEFMLGKGTCFFWRWCWAIITPALMIVVFIYALFNNTLEFGDQPYPFAALACGYALLIIGMLLVPLFIGKRMFQHRTGNCCETFKLAFRTTPSWGPKVGTTKEQWKHFKAQAKADLVSLQPAKCKRIGLILVGGYRNV; encoded by the exons AAGAAACAAGAAACTTTGCCCGAGCGTGCGACATGGGGAAACGACGTCGAGTTCCTGATGTCGTGTATTGCCACATCCATAGGCCTGGGCAACGTGTGGCGTTTCCCCTTCGTCGCCTACCAGAACGGCGGCGGTGCATTTCTCTTTCCCTACCTCGTAGTACTTTTCCTAATTGGAAAACCCATGTACTACCTTGAATGTATGATTGGTCAATTCAGTTCGGGAAATTGTGTGACGATCTGGGAGATGTGTCCTGCAATGAAgg GAACAGGTTACTTGCAAGCTATGGGCACTGGCTACATCCTATCATACTACGTGGCCATCGTCGCAATATGCCTGTACTACCTGGTGTTCAGCTTTCGAAAGACCCTGCCGTGGGCGGTGTGCGACAAAGCCTGGACGGACGTGATATGTGTACCTTCTCAATTAACCGGATATATTGAGAATTTTGAGAATGCTACGAGCAGTGCTGAACTATATTTCCT GAGAACAGTGCTTAATCAGCCGAAGAATATTGACAATGGAATTG GTTACCCGATCTGGTACCTTGTACTGTGCTTACTCCTGTCTTGGGTCATCATCTTCTTGATTGTGGCACGTGGCGTCAAGAGCTCGGGCAAGGCTTCCTACTTCCTCGCCATCTTCCCATACGTCGTTATGCTGATCCTGCTGATTAC TACTTGCACCCTAAAAGGAGCTGGCAAAGGAATGTTGTTTTTCCTCACGCCTCAGTGGAATAAGCTTTACGACCTCAAA GTGTGGTACGCAGCCGTGACGCAAGTGTTCTTCTCTCTGACAGTGTGCACGGGAGCCATCATTATGTTCTCCTCATACAACGGCTTTAGACAAAATGTGTACAG AGATTCATTGATCGTCACATCCCTGGACACCTTTACTAGCCTGTTGTCCGGTATTACTATCTTTGGTATCTTGGGCAACCTGGCACACGTGCTGCAACGGCCCGTGAAGGAAGTCGTCGGTACCGGCGGAACCGGTCTAGCCTTCATCTCCTATCCCGACGCCATCGCGAAAACTGCTATTCCTCAG TTGTTCTCTGTGCTGTTCTTCCTGATGATGGTTGTGTTGGGTGTGGGCTCGGCGGTGGCGCTGCTGCTGGCGATTATCACGGTGCTCCTGGATGCCTTTCCGCGCGTGCGTACCGTGTACATGTCGGCCTTTTGCTGTACGGTGGGCTTCCTTGTCGGCATCGTTTACCTTACGCCT GGAGGTCAATGGATATTGGGGCTTGTGGATCATTTTGGAGGAACGTTTTTGGTGCTGTTCACTGGCATGTCTGAAATAATCGGAGTTATGTGGTTCTACG GTCTAGAGAATGTGTGCCTCGACATCGAGTTCATGCTGGGCAAAGGCACCTGCTTCTTCTGGCGTTGGTGCTGGGCCATAATCACCCCCGCTTTGATGATCGTGGTCTTCATATACGCGTTATTCAATAATACCTTGGAATTTGGTGATCAGCCCTACCCGTTTGCTGCACTGG CATGCGGATATGCTCTACTTATCATCGGCATGTTACTTGTTCCTCTTTTCATCGGGAAGAGAATGTTCCAACACAGAACTGGGAATTGCTGCGAG ACTTTTAAATTAGCATTTCGGACGACACCGTCATGGGGCCCCAAAGTCGGAACCACGAAAGAACAGTGGAAGCACTTTAAGGCGCAAGCCAAAGCGGACCTGGTCAGTCTCCAGCCGGCCAAATGCAAGCGGATCGGTCTAATCTTAGTAGGCGGCTATAGAAATGTTTAA